One genomic region from Sorangium aterium encodes:
- a CDS encoding 3-hydroxyacyl-CoA dehydrogenase family protein: protein MVVDPAAARMRTVLVLGAGTMGQGIAQVTAVAGYVTRLYDVDAARIGAAIEDLKRTTDRLVQKGKMLNEARSEMIGMLVASPDLERAAADADLVIEAVPERMDLKVEVLGRVKAAAPERALFGTNTSSLSITELGRRLGAGGRTIGLHFFNPPPVMELLEVVRGLETDEATVTAALSVARRLDKTPIVVNDTPGFATSRLGVALGAEAMRMLEAGVASAVDIDRAMELGYRHPMGPLKLTDLVGLDVRLAILEHLHREVGEQFRPPVILRQMVRAGKLGKKTGEGFYRWTEAGAQPSDGWRRG, encoded by the coding sequence ATCGTGGTCGACCCCGCCGCAGCGCGGATGCGCACGGTGCTTGTGCTCGGCGCGGGCACGATGGGCCAGGGGATCGCGCAGGTCACGGCGGTCGCCGGCTACGTGACGCGCCTCTACGACGTCGACGCCGCGCGGATCGGCGCGGCGATCGAGGACCTCAAGCGCACGACCGATCGCCTCGTCCAGAAGGGCAAGATGCTCAACGAGGCGCGCAGCGAGATGATCGGGATGCTCGTGGCGTCTCCGGATCTCGAGCGCGCTGCGGCGGACGCCGATCTCGTGATCGAGGCGGTGCCCGAGCGGATGGATCTCAAGGTCGAGGTGCTCGGCCGGGTGAAGGCGGCGGCGCCGGAGAGGGCGCTGTTCGGCACGAACACGTCGAGCCTGAGCATCACGGAGCTCGGGCGCCGGCTCGGCGCGGGCGGGCGCACGATCGGCCTGCACTTCTTCAACCCGCCGCCGGTGATGGAGCTGCTCGAGGTGGTGCGGGGGCTCGAGACCGACGAGGCGACGGTGACGGCGGCGCTCTCGGTGGCGAGGCGCCTGGACAAGACGCCGATCGTGGTGAACGACACGCCCGGCTTCGCGACGAGCCGGCTCGGCGTGGCGCTCGGCGCAGAGGCGATGCGGATGCTGGAGGCCGGGGTGGCGTCGGCAGTCGACATCGATCGGGCGATGGAGCTCGGGTACCGGCACCCGATGGGGCCGCTCAAGCTGACGGATCTCGTGGGGCTCGACGTGCGGCTCGCCATCCTGGAGCACCTCCACCGCGAGGTGGGGGAGCAGTTCCGGCCGCCGGTGATCCTGCGGCAGATGGTGCGTGCGGGGAAGCTCGGGAAGAAGACGGGGGAAGGGTTCTATCGATGGACGGAGGCGGGGGCCCAACCCAGCGACGGCTGGCGCCGCGGGTAA
- a CDS encoding pseudouridine synthase translates to MTAARFRVGPSDGPTVADVLERAGSASRGLAGAAAEGRAFLNGRRARPGDAVAHGDELAVWPARRDAPGAPPVEVLARWGELLVASKPAALPTEPERRGTRSLVTEVAELLGLRDLPHAASRLDVGVSGAVLCATGARGRRHLAAMREAGRIARVYVGIAGGRVDGAGTWDAPIGAARARGGRSLPAVGGADARDAATRYRAVASAGGGAAPATLLRLDPVTGRTHQLRVHAAHAGAPLLGDRDHGGARSVTTAKGRVIPLSRLALHALRVTVPDERGELCAALSPVPDELRELWGALDGDGSAWDEVLSAPLEAALPLGAPSGTR, encoded by the coding sequence ATGACGGCCGCGCGCTTCCGCGTCGGGCCCTCGGACGGCCCCACGGTGGCCGACGTCCTCGAGCGCGCGGGCAGCGCGTCGCGGGGCCTCGCGGGCGCTGCGGCGGAGGGGCGCGCGTTCCTGAACGGCCGGCGCGCGCGGCCCGGCGACGCGGTGGCCCACGGCGACGAGCTCGCCGTGTGGCCGGCGCGGCGCGACGCGCCGGGGGCGCCGCCGGTGGAGGTGCTGGCGCGCTGGGGGGAGCTCCTCGTCGCGTCGAAGCCCGCGGCGCTGCCGACGGAGCCGGAGCGCCGGGGCACGCGGTCGCTGGTCACGGAGGTCGCGGAGCTGCTCGGGCTGCGCGACCTGCCGCACGCGGCCTCGCGGCTCGACGTCGGCGTGAGCGGCGCGGTGCTGTGCGCGACGGGCGCGCGGGGCCGGCGGCACCTGGCGGCGATGCGCGAGGCGGGGCGCATCGCGCGGGTCTACGTGGGCATCGCCGGGGGGCGCGTCGACGGGGCGGGCACGTGGGACGCCCCCATCGGCGCGGCGCGGGCGCGGGGCGGCCGCAGCCTGCCCGCGGTGGGCGGCGCGGACGCGAGGGACGCGGCGACGCGTTACCGCGCGGTCGCCTCGGCGGGCGGCGGTGCGGCGCCGGCCACGCTGCTGCGCCTGGATCCGGTGACGGGCCGCACGCACCAGCTCCGGGTGCACGCGGCGCACGCGGGGGCGCCGCTCCTGGGCGATCGCGACCATGGCGGGGCCCGGTCGGTGACGACGGCGAAGGGCCGGGTGATCCCGCTCTCGCGCCTCGCGCTGCACGCCTTGCGCGTCACGGTGCCGGACGAGCGCGGCGAGCTCTGCGCAGCGCTCTCGCCGGTGCCGGACGAGCTCCGCGAGCTCTGGGGGGCGCTCGACGGCGACGGCTCGGCGTGGGATGAGGTGCTCTCCGCGCCGCTCGAGGCGGCCCTGCCGCTCGGTGCTCCTTCCGGTACCAGATGA
- a CDS encoding ATP-binding protein has protein sequence MHQSGGFVATLSSGGGFTALFPDRPGRNVTRHARSAALAMRRSLLELAARRSLGAGGAQTPFRIGLAWGTVHWTIVRIAPDRAYFLIYGPAMEACQATDRGVDDSELHLDRSFRERLPAASARESVADLDEADLLSGPPSLTIASAPTDADVEAFLPPGAGDLAPEGEIREVTTVSVSLDRVESPTELLQQLHEISAMYGATFAGMTVTERGLGAQFYFGAPVAHESDHDRALDFALELKSNGLGVPRLAVGVTRARCLVGFFGAVGRREFACVGRAIHLAAQIARKAAPSSIWADERAFRAGEASHQWSTENIFRFDGFDLPILVYSLERRRIAVQEEFYDLGPIGREVELGRLTQALEPLFAGRSAGVVYILGEAGIGKSYLVHSYRHQRAQLMDMRPLLWIEARCDQTLRTPLYAFEFALKEYLGISSELGQRAKEAGLDLALELLLERLPESWTEVRAGIDRSREALARLLRLRGQEAATEAGWRDEALGALAALLVAESSLQPVVVHLDDAQWADPTSLDAVRAITAACRDLPLAVICSARPGVSSGEGVDARIPLDAGIPSQGIEIAPLPAERLLALAEPFFGGPLPTMLGSLLGQTAGGNPFFAQEILAYWLEDGRYGSAHDAARSSRFMPPRTVNSLLVARLERLEPRTRQTVISAAVLGREFDTRVLARMIPDASALVDHLRFGEAQRIWSRMGEHRFEFCTVLIRDAAYGMQPKETAERQHRLAAEAIEAVYGDDLADQRAALDSHRSLAG, from the coding sequence GTGCACCAGTCGGGCGGGTTCGTCGCGACGCTGTCGTCCGGCGGCGGGTTCACCGCGCTGTTCCCCGATCGGCCGGGGCGCAACGTCACCCGGCACGCGCGCAGCGCGGCGCTCGCGATGCGGCGCAGCCTGCTGGAGCTCGCGGCGCGGCGCTCGCTGGGCGCCGGGGGCGCGCAGACGCCGTTCAGGATCGGGCTCGCCTGGGGCACGGTCCACTGGACGATCGTGCGCATCGCCCCGGATCGCGCGTACTTCCTGATCTACGGCCCCGCGATGGAGGCCTGCCAGGCGACCGACCGCGGGGTGGACGACAGCGAGCTCCACCTCGATCGCAGCTTCCGCGAGCGGCTCCCCGCGGCCAGCGCGCGGGAGAGCGTGGCGGACCTCGACGAGGCCGATCTCCTGAGCGGGCCCCCCTCGCTGACGATCGCGTCGGCCCCGACGGACGCGGACGTCGAGGCGTTCCTGCCGCCGGGTGCGGGCGATCTCGCGCCGGAGGGCGAGATCCGCGAGGTGACGACGGTGTCCGTCTCGCTCGATCGGGTGGAGAGCCCGACCGAGCTCCTCCAGCAGCTGCACGAGATCTCGGCGATGTACGGCGCGACGTTCGCCGGCATGACCGTGACGGAGCGCGGCCTCGGCGCGCAGTTCTACTTCGGCGCGCCCGTCGCGCACGAGAGCGACCACGATCGCGCCCTCGACTTCGCGCTCGAGCTGAAGAGCAACGGCCTCGGCGTGCCCCGGCTCGCGGTGGGCGTCACCCGCGCGCGCTGCCTCGTCGGCTTCTTCGGCGCCGTGGGCCGCCGCGAGTTCGCGTGCGTCGGCCGCGCCATCCACCTCGCCGCGCAGATCGCGCGGAAGGCGGCGCCGTCGTCGATCTGGGCGGACGAGCGGGCGTTCCGCGCGGGCGAGGCGAGCCACCAGTGGTCGACCGAGAACATCTTCCGGTTCGACGGGTTCGACCTGCCGATCCTCGTCTACTCGCTCGAGCGGCGGCGCATCGCGGTGCAGGAGGAGTTCTACGATCTCGGCCCCATCGGCCGCGAGGTCGAGCTCGGGCGGCTCACGCAGGCGCTCGAGCCCCTGTTCGCCGGGCGCTCCGCGGGCGTCGTGTACATCCTCGGCGAGGCGGGCATCGGCAAGAGCTACCTCGTGCACAGCTACCGCCACCAGCGCGCGCAGCTCATGGACATGCGCCCGCTGCTGTGGATCGAGGCCCGCTGCGATCAGACGCTGAGGACCCCGCTCTACGCGTTCGAGTTCGCGCTCAAGGAGTACCTCGGGATCTCGTCGGAGCTCGGCCAGCGCGCCAAGGAGGCGGGGCTCGATCTCGCGCTGGAGCTGCTCCTGGAGCGGCTGCCGGAGAGCTGGACCGAGGTGCGGGCCGGGATCGACAGGTCGCGCGAGGCGCTCGCGCGGCTGCTCAGGCTGCGCGGCCAGGAGGCCGCGACCGAGGCCGGGTGGCGCGACGAGGCCCTCGGGGCGCTCGCCGCGCTGCTCGTCGCGGAGAGCTCGCTGCAGCCGGTGGTGGTGCACCTCGACGACGCGCAGTGGGCCGATCCGACCTCGCTCGACGCGGTGCGCGCGATCACGGCCGCCTGCAGGGACTTGCCGCTGGCGGTGATCTGCTCGGCGCGGCCCGGGGTGTCCTCGGGGGAGGGGGTGGACGCCCGCATCCCGCTCGACGCCGGCATCCCGTCGCAGGGGATCGAGATCGCGCCGCTCCCGGCGGAGCGGCTGCTCGCGCTCGCGGAGCCGTTCTTCGGCGGTCCGCTCCCCACGATGCTCGGGTCGCTGCTCGGCCAGACCGCGGGGGGGAACCCGTTCTTCGCGCAGGAGATCCTCGCGTACTGGCTGGAGGATGGGCGGTACGGGTCGGCCCACGACGCCGCGCGATCGAGCCGGTTCATGCCGCCGCGGACCGTGAACAGCCTGCTCGTCGCGCGGCTCGAGCGGCTCGAGCCGCGGACGCGGCAGACGGTGATCTCCGCGGCGGTGCTGGGGCGCGAGTTCGACACGCGCGTGCTCGCCCGGATGATCCCGGACGCCTCGGCGCTCGTGGATCACCTGCGCTTCGGCGAGGCGCAGCGGATCTGGTCGCGGATGGGGGAGCACCGCTTCGAGTTCTGCACGGTGCTGATCCGCGACGCCGCGTACGGGATGCAGCCGAAGGAGACGGCGGAGCGGCAGCACCGCCTCGCGGCGGAGGCGATCGAGGCCGTCTACGGCGACGATCTCGCGGATCAGCGCGCGGCGCTCGACAGCCACCGGAGCCTCGCGGGCTGA
- a CDS encoding nuclear transport factor 2 family protein gives MASALALAGAVIVSLAKPAEGTPPNGVPELQALREIEQLEYCYAAGTDAIGRGDLATGKQIYSRCFTPDAPVLIWAAGAAPDDPPVVSVPSAEAWADFIDVLFAESGYVGTQHLISNVRIDILPGGDRAKITSYLIATHVYDPLSSVQVAHGTYENEAVRTPSGWKLSKRTFRTLSFMRVDSPAP, from the coding sequence TTGGCCTCCGCGCTCGCGCTGGCAGGCGCCGTCATCGTGTCGCTCGCGAAGCCCGCGGAGGGCACGCCACCGAACGGCGTGCCCGAGCTCCAGGCGCTGCGGGAGATCGAGCAGCTCGAGTACTGTTACGCGGCCGGGACCGACGCGATCGGCCGCGGTGATCTGGCGACGGGCAAGCAGATCTATTCAAGGTGCTTCACGCCCGACGCTCCGGTCCTCATCTGGGCCGCCGGCGCCGCTCCGGATGATCCGCCGGTCGTCTCGGTGCCCAGCGCGGAGGCCTGGGCCGACTTCATCGATGTCCTGTTCGCAGAATCAGGTTATGTCGGCACGCAGCACCTGATCAGCAACGTCCGTATCGACATCCTGCCCGGCGGCGACCGGGCAAAGATCACCTCGTACCTGATCGCGACGCACGTCTATGATCCCCTGAGCAGCGTCCAGGTGGCACACGGAACGTACGAGAACGAGGCGGTCCGGACGCCCTCCGGGTGGAAGCTCAGCAAGCGGACGTTCCGCACCCTTTCGTTCATGCGTGTCGACTCCCCCGCCCCCTGA
- a CDS encoding amino acid permease, with amino-acid sequence MGYAQELLRRMGGFSNFAISFSIICIIAGGITSFQMGFCSVGGAGIGIGWPVCSALTLCIALTMGQVASAFPTAGGLYHWASILGGRGFGWATAWFNLIGLITVLAAINVGAYLFIMSSLGPLFGVDLAAMPPDRALVTQAVGVTLITGTQALFNHLGIRVTTLLTDFSGYLILVVSVILTAAMLFYAPAIDVGRLVTFTNYSGPKGGDVWPETGSMTTLFLLSFLLPAYTITGYDASAHTSEETIGAAQTVPRGIVRAVLVSGVFGALMLSAIVLAIPDMDEAASKGGGVFFWVMERVIPENLRIALYAGISVAQYLCGLATVTSASRMTFAFARDGGLPLSEQLRKVSPKFRTPATAIWVVSALTIGFTVYTPVYSTITAVCVIFLYISYVMPTMMGVRAYGRTWVKMGPWDLGPLYRPLAIISVLACLMLIVVSVQPPNDKALGIMLIVFAVTAIVWFALERRRFQGPPQGVMIQQRAQEIAEAERAVGQIATGGGQ; translated from the coding sequence ATGGGCTATGCGCAGGAGCTGCTGCGCAGGATGGGGGGCTTCTCCAACTTCGCGATCTCGTTCTCGATCATCTGCATCATCGCGGGCGGCATCACGTCGTTCCAGATGGGCTTTTGCAGCGTCGGCGGCGCCGGCATCGGCATCGGGTGGCCGGTGTGCAGCGCGCTCACGCTCTGTATCGCGCTCACGATGGGCCAGGTCGCGTCGGCGTTCCCGACCGCGGGCGGCCTGTACCACTGGGCCTCGATCCTGGGCGGCCGGGGCTTCGGCTGGGCCACCGCGTGGTTCAACCTGATCGGGCTGATCACCGTCCTCGCGGCCATCAACGTCGGCGCCTACCTGTTCATCATGAGCTCGCTCGGCCCGCTGTTCGGCGTGGATCTCGCCGCGATGCCCCCGGATCGCGCGCTGGTGACGCAGGCCGTCGGGGTCACGCTCATCACGGGGACGCAGGCGCTCTTCAACCACCTCGGGATCCGCGTCACCACGCTGCTCACCGACTTCAGCGGGTACCTCATCCTCGTCGTCTCGGTGATCCTCACCGCCGCGATGCTCTTTTACGCGCCCGCTATCGACGTCGGCCGGCTCGTCACGTTCACGAACTACAGCGGGCCGAAGGGGGGCGACGTGTGGCCGGAGACGGGCAGCATGACAACGCTGTTCCTCCTGAGCTTCCTCCTACCCGCGTACACGATCACCGGGTACGACGCGTCGGCGCACACGTCCGAGGAGACGATCGGCGCGGCGCAGACGGTACCGCGGGGCATCGTCCGGGCGGTGCTCGTCTCCGGCGTCTTCGGGGCGCTGATGCTGAGCGCGATCGTGCTCGCGATCCCGGACATGGACGAGGCGGCGTCGAAGGGCGGGGGCGTCTTCTTCTGGGTGATGGAGCGCGTCATCCCGGAGAACCTCCGGATCGCGCTCTACGCCGGCATCTCGGTGGCCCAGTACCTCTGCGGGCTGGCGACGGTGACGTCCGCCTCCCGCATGACCTTCGCGTTCGCCCGCGACGGGGGGCTGCCGCTCTCGGAGCAGCTGCGCAAGGTGAGCCCGAAGTTCCGGACGCCGGCGACGGCGATCTGGGTCGTCAGCGCGCTGACGATCGGCTTCACGGTGTACACGCCCGTCTACTCGACGATCACGGCCGTCTGCGTGATCTTCCTCTACATCTCGTACGTGATGCCCACGATGATGGGCGTGCGCGCCTACGGCCGCACCTGGGTGAAGATGGGCCCGTGGGACCTCGGCCCGCTGTACCGGCCGCTCGCGATCATCAGCGTCCTTGCGTGCCTGATGCTGATCGTGGTGAGCGTCCAGCCGCCGAACGACAAGGCCCTGGGCATCATGCTCATCGTGTTCGCCGTGACGGCCATCGTCTGGTTCGCGCTGGAGCGCCGCCGCTTCCAGGGCCCGCCCCAGGGGGTGATGATCCAGCAGCGAGCGCAGGAGATCGCGGAGGCGGAGCGGGCCGTCGGCCAGATCGCCACGGGCGGCGGGCAGTAG
- a CDS encoding tetratricopeptide repeat protein, with amino-acid sequence MQDRSLAVVASLALAVVFSAAPVAAQPPAGKEKPQAAAPEPAAAAPDASPSQRKDPNGHTGISPYTEQVLKGQASFVARDIPGAIAGFQEAIKQDSSKMLGFYLLGEAMLESGNTAEAETAWTTALGKKGPDELHAKVLFCLADLRERLKNWQAAKEAWGAYSTYLTSNPKATGYPATAAERQKQLDRRMKDEKDYAAVKERIVQREAERQKEAEENAKKDKMNR; translated from the coding sequence ATGCAGGACCGCTCGCTCGCTGTCGTCGCATCGCTCGCTCTCGCTGTCGTCTTCTCCGCGGCGCCGGTCGCCGCCCAGCCGCCTGCGGGCAAGGAGAAGCCGCAGGCAGCCGCGCCTGAGCCGGCGGCGGCCGCGCCCGATGCTTCTCCTTCGCAGCGCAAAGATCCCAACGGGCACACCGGCATCAGCCCCTACACGGAGCAGGTCCTGAAGGGCCAGGCGTCGTTCGTGGCGCGCGACATCCCGGGCGCGATCGCGGGGTTCCAGGAGGCGATCAAGCAGGACTCCTCGAAGATGCTCGGCTTCTATCTGCTCGGCGAGGCGATGCTCGAGTCCGGCAACACGGCGGAGGCCGAGACGGCCTGGACGACGGCGCTCGGCAAGAAGGGGCCGGACGAGCTCCACGCCAAGGTGCTCTTCTGCCTCGCCGATCTGCGCGAGCGGTTGAAGAACTGGCAGGCGGCGAAGGAGGCGTGGGGGGCCTACAGCACGTACCTGACGAGCAACCCCAAGGCGACCGGCTACCCGGCGACCGCGGCGGAGCGGCAGAAGCAGCTCGACCGGCGCATGAAGGACGAGAAGGACTACGCCGCGGTCAAGGAGCGCATCGTCCAGCGCGAGGCCGAGCGCCAGAAGGAAGCCGAAGAGAACGCCAAGAAGGACAAGATGAACCGGTAG
- a CDS encoding PEP/pyruvate-binding domain-containing protein: protein MADPTRTARADGATDPPTVREWLKPLESAGLRRHTSAKRVGGKAASLGRLLRDGFPVPRGWVLDARSFTELVDRQLPPGHDLATLIRLSGTRAGVDRAARARDRILSEPLPEALSTALQALWQAVEQEAPWGLAVRSSATCEDSEETSMAGLAMTVLGVRGEAGLDAAIRQVWASAFLPRALAYLAHAGVRDVAMGVVLQVMVRAEAAGVLFTAPPPGLEGEHWHAGERLVNATLGLGAPVVDGAAAADTIRLARDGGRVVASAVAQKRRALVVGAAGLEEVPVPEASAEQPALGEAALRQLAELAERLEQGGKGPFDVEFAVEAVPPGAALVVDGEGPSGQPEGAAAEGAPSAVASEAGEGAPSPAAASEAGEGAPSSVARRVWLLQVRPVSGGGFPEGGDADTIWSRANVGEALPGAATPLTWSVARAFSDRGFREAFAALGCRVPRGARLVANVHGRFYLNLTAFMRIAAQVPGLSPRALLGMSGGASEALIARLAEQSEGVSRRGFYARLPLTGPRLLLRQARLEREVAAYEGEALWAQRALSELDMTLLPDDAIGTTLRSVFLLLERTGTRMLHCASASLASHLALCKALERIAGRRASARSASGEAHLDAPAGRAETNVEHLAQVLAGGVRELDSAGPGIELARVAELVLQDRTARERLLSGGVLWPRDLPEGPARDAYARFLDAYGDRAVREAELATPRWREDPSPVVAMLTASLRGAPGDPERALARARALADREMAMLETRVPRLELALLRALVGRAQRYVRLRERMRTWVTRVLGMLRRVALDIDRRLRRLDPSLEPGSVFFCTYEELVTALSSGRADVGHLVRLRRAEHLRDAARPDPPATFIGRPPPVVLPPASGERLLGLPASPGVVEGRARVLEPGASALDAVAPGEVLVARTTDVGLSPLFLVAAAVVTELGGPMSHASIVAREYGIPAVVNVPGVTLAIKTGDRLRIDGDRGVVERLDERASPSSPGVVAEGAPGGGAAPLAAPPG from the coding sequence GTGGCCGATCCCACACGCACCGCCCGCGCCGACGGCGCGACCGACCCGCCCACCGTGCGCGAGTGGCTCAAGCCGCTCGAGAGCGCCGGCCTGCGCCGCCACACGAGCGCGAAGCGCGTCGGCGGCAAGGCGGCCTCGCTCGGGCGCCTGCTCCGCGACGGCTTCCCGGTGCCGCGCGGGTGGGTGCTCGACGCGCGGTCCTTCACGGAGCTCGTCGACCGGCAGCTGCCGCCGGGGCACGATCTCGCCACGCTGATCCGGCTCTCGGGCACGAGGGCGGGCGTCGACCGGGCGGCGCGCGCGCGCGACCGCATCCTGAGCGAGCCGCTGCCCGAGGCGCTCTCGACCGCGCTGCAGGCGCTCTGGCAGGCCGTCGAGCAGGAGGCGCCGTGGGGCCTCGCGGTGCGGTCCAGCGCCACGTGCGAGGACAGCGAGGAGACGTCGATGGCGGGGCTCGCGATGACCGTGCTCGGCGTGCGCGGCGAGGCCGGGCTCGACGCCGCGATCCGGCAGGTCTGGGCGAGCGCCTTCCTGCCGCGCGCGCTCGCGTACCTCGCGCACGCCGGCGTCCGCGACGTCGCGATGGGCGTCGTGCTGCAGGTGATGGTGCGCGCCGAGGCCGCGGGCGTGCTGTTCACCGCGCCCCCGCCGGGGCTCGAGGGCGAGCACTGGCACGCCGGCGAGCGGCTCGTGAACGCCACGCTCGGGCTCGGCGCGCCGGTCGTCGACGGCGCCGCGGCGGCCGACACGATCCGGCTCGCGCGCGACGGCGGCAGGGTCGTCGCGTCGGCGGTGGCGCAGAAGCGGCGCGCGCTCGTCGTGGGCGCGGCAGGGCTCGAGGAGGTCCCGGTGCCCGAGGCGAGCGCCGAGCAGCCGGCGCTCGGCGAGGCCGCGCTGCGGCAGCTCGCCGAGCTCGCCGAGCGGCTCGAGCAGGGCGGCAAGGGCCCGTTCGACGTGGAGTTCGCGGTCGAGGCGGTGCCGCCGGGCGCGGCGCTCGTGGTCGACGGGGAAGGGCCTTCCGGCCAGCCGGAGGGCGCCGCCGCGGAGGGCGCGCCCTCCGCGGTGGCGTCAGAGGCCGGCGAAGGCGCGCCCTCACCAGCGGCGGCGTCGGAGGCCGGCGAAGGCGCGCCCTCCTCGGTGGCGCGGCGCGTGTGGCTGCTCCAGGTGCGCCCGGTGAGCGGCGGCGGCTTCCCCGAGGGCGGCGACGCCGACACGATCTGGTCGCGCGCCAACGTGGGCGAGGCGCTCCCCGGGGCCGCGACGCCGCTCACCTGGTCGGTGGCGCGGGCGTTCTCCGACCGCGGCTTCCGCGAGGCGTTCGCCGCGCTCGGCTGCCGCGTACCGCGGGGCGCGCGCCTCGTGGCCAACGTGCATGGGCGCTTCTACCTCAACCTCACGGCCTTCATGCGGATCGCGGCGCAGGTCCCGGGGCTCTCGCCGCGCGCGCTGCTCGGCATGAGCGGCGGGGCGAGCGAGGCGCTCATCGCGCGGCTCGCCGAGCAGAGCGAGGGCGTGTCGCGGCGCGGCTTCTATGCGCGGCTGCCGCTCACGGGGCCGCGGCTCCTCCTCCGGCAGGCGCGGCTCGAGCGCGAGGTGGCGGCCTACGAGGGCGAGGCGCTCTGGGCGCAGCGCGCCCTCTCCGAGCTCGACATGACGCTCTTGCCGGACGACGCCATCGGCACCACGCTCCGGAGCGTCTTCCTGCTGCTCGAGCGGACCGGCACGCGGATGCTGCACTGCGCGTCGGCGTCGCTCGCGAGCCACCTCGCGCTGTGCAAGGCGCTCGAGCGCATCGCGGGCCGCCGCGCCTCCGCGCGCTCCGCCTCCGGGGAGGCGCACCTCGACGCGCCGGCCGGGCGCGCGGAGACGAACGTCGAGCACCTGGCGCAGGTGCTCGCTGGCGGCGTGCGCGAGCTCGACAGCGCGGGGCCGGGCATCGAGCTCGCGCGGGTCGCCGAGCTCGTCCTGCAGGATCGGACGGCGCGCGAGCGGCTCCTCTCCGGCGGGGTCCTGTGGCCGCGCGACCTGCCCGAGGGGCCGGCGCGCGACGCGTACGCGCGGTTCCTCGACGCCTACGGCGATCGCGCGGTGCGCGAGGCGGAGCTCGCGACGCCGCGCTGGCGGGAGGACCCGTCGCCGGTCGTCGCGATGCTCACGGCGTCGCTGCGCGGGGCGCCGGGCGATCCGGAGCGCGCGCTGGCGCGCGCCCGGGCGCTCGCCGATCGGGAGATGGCGATGCTCGAGACGCGCGTGCCGCGGCTGGAGCTCGCGCTCCTGCGCGCGCTCGTCGGCCGCGCGCAGCGCTACGTGCGCCTGCGGGAGCGCATGCGCACGTGGGTGACGCGCGTGCTCGGCATGCTGCGCAGGGTCGCGCTCGACATCGACCGGCGCCTCCGGCGCCTCGATCCCTCGCTGGAGCCCGGCAGCGTCTTCTTCTGCACCTACGAGGAGCTCGTGACGGCGCTCTCCAGCGGCCGCGCCGACGTGGGCCACCTCGTCCGGCTGCGGCGCGCCGAGCACCTCCGCGACGCCGCGCGCCCCGATCCGCCGGCCACGTTCATCGGCCGGCCGCCGCCGGTCGTGCTGCCGCCCGCGTCCGGGGAGCGCCTGCTCGGGTTGCCCGCGAGCCCTGGGGTCGTCGAGGGGCGGGCCCGCGTGCTCGAGCCGGGCGCCTCGGCGCTCGACGCGGTGGCGCCGGGGGAGGTGCTGGTCGCGCGCACGACCGACGTGGGCCTCTCGCCGCTGTTCCTGGTGGCCGCCGCGGTCGTGACCGAGCTCGGCGGCCCCATGTCGCACGCCTCGATCGTCGCGCGGGAGTACGGCATCCCCGCGGTGGTGAACGTCCCCGGCGTGACGCTGGCGATCAAGACGGGCGATCGGCTCCGGATCGACGGCGATCGCGGCGTGGTCGAGCGCCTGGACGAGCGCGCCTCGCCGTCGTCGCCGGGCGTCGTCGCCGAGGGAGCTCCTGGCGGCGGCGCTGCGCCGCTCGCGGCGCCGCCCGGATGA